GCGGTGATGTTGAATAATGCCGATTGGCTGTGCCAGTTGAACTATATGGATTTCCTGCGGGATTACGGCACGCACTTTACCATTAATCGCATGCTGACCTTTGACAGTGTGAAGCTGCGCCTTGATCGTCAGTCGCCCCTGACCTTTTTGGAATTTAATTACATGATCTTGCAGGCCTATGATTTTCTGCACCTAAACCGCCAATACAATTGCCAACTGCAACTGGGTGGGTCAGATCAATGGGGGAATATTATCAATGGTGTTGAACTGGTGCGACGGCTTGCCGACAAGCCTGCCTATGGCCTGACGACCCCTTTGATCACCGCGGCCAATGGTGCCAAAATGGGCAAAACGTCTCAAGGGGCTGTGTGGCTTAATGCGGATTTGTTATCGCCCTACGACTATTGGCAATTTTGGCGCAATACCGATGACCGCGATGTGGCGCGTTACTTGCGTTTATTTACGGAAATCCCTTTGGATGAAATCGCCCGTTTAGAGGCTTTGCAAGGGGCTGAGATTAACGAGGCCAAAAAGATTCTGGCTGATCACGCCACAACCTTGGCCCACGGCCTTGAAAGTCTGAACGCGATCCATCATACGGCCTTTCAGCTGTTTCAAGGTCAAGGTGAAAATACGGACAGCCTTGTCAAGTTTATTTTAGACGCTAAGGATTTGCCCCTAGCCATAGATGAGATATTAGTCAAGACACAGATGGCTGCCAGCAAAGGTGAAGCTAAGCGTCTCGTTGAGGGTCGAGGGGTGCGCCTGAATGACCAGGTTGTGGAGGATTCAAAAGCTTTGATTGCAATTGAAGATTTTATGGAGGTTGAGGCATTTAAGCTGTCGGTTGGGAAAAAGAAGCACCTATGGCTAGATATAGGTGAATCATAGATGGTGGGCCCGGTAGGACTCGAACCTACGACAACGCCGTTATGAGCGGCGGGTTCTAACCAACTGAACTACAGGCCCAACATTAGGGTATTACACACAAAAAACAGGGCCCTCGTCAAACAAAAAATCAATAAATGTAAACGCAATTTAGAAAAGTTCGGTTTTGTGGGTAACAATCGCAGAAAGAAATCTAGAAGGATCAGTTTTTAATAGTTCGTTAATAATTATATGCTGTAATCAAATTTGTGTGCGTAATAAAAAAATTATTTTTAGTTAGAGGAAATGATGAAATTCTTAAAAAAAACAGCGATAACTGCGTTTTTAACAACAGCTTTGGTAAGCGGTGCAATGGCTGCTAGTGCGTTGCC
This region of Candidatus Finniella inopinata genomic DNA includes:
- the tyrS gene encoding tyrosine--tRNA ligase, producing MTQYRSDFLHIAQARGFIHQGTDLTALDQLMHKECVPAYLGFDATATSLHVGSLVGIMWLRLLQKTGHKPLVLMGGGTSKIGDPTFKDTARKLLNDEDIQQNIQGISQVFAKYLTFGVHQTDAVMLNNADWLCQLNYMDFLRDYGTHFTINRMLTFDSVKLRLDRQSPLTFLEFNYMILQAYDFLHLNRQYNCQLQLGGSDQWGNIINGVELVRRLADKPAYGLTTPLITAANGAKMGKTSQGAVWLNADLLSPYDYWQFWRNTDDRDVARYLRLFTEIPLDEIARLEALQGAEINEAKKILADHATTLAHGLESLNAIHHTAFQLFQGQGENTDSLVKFILDAKDLPLAIDEILVKTQMAASKGEAKRLVEGRGVRLNDQVVEDSKALIAIEDFMEVEAFKLSVGKKKHLWLDIGES